The following are encoded together in the Notolabrus celidotus isolate fNotCel1 chromosome 9, fNotCel1.pri, whole genome shotgun sequence genome:
- the anapc7 gene encoding anaphase-promoting complex subunit 7, with protein sequence MNVIDHVRDMAAAGLHSNVRILSSLLLTMSNNNPELFSPAQKYQLLVYHADAIFHDKEYRNAACKYSMALQQKKVLSKTSKVRTSAGGAASNIQAQSLPSEIEVKYKIAECYTILKLDKDAIAVLDGIPSRQRTPKINMMLANLYRKAGQERSAVTSYKEVLRQCPLALDAIIGLLSLSVKGAEVASMTMDVIQSIPNLDWLSVWVKAYAFIHAGDNQRAINTICSLEKKSLLRDNVDLLVSLADVYFRAGDTKNAILKFEQAQMLDPYLIKGMDVYGYLMAREGHLEDVEVLGGRLFNISDQHAEPWVISGCHSFYSKRYSRALYLGAKAIQLNSNSVQALLLKGAALRNMGRVQEAIIHFREAMRLAPCRLDCYEGLIDCYLASNGIREAMGMANNIYKTLGANAQTLTILATVCLEDPVTQEKAKTLLDKALAQRPDYTKAVVKKAELLSREQKYEEGIALLRNALANQSDCVLHRMLGDFLVAVNDYQEAMDQYSIALSLDPNDQKSLEGMQKMEKEESPTDATVELDGDDMEGSGEDGDLEGSDSEAAQWADQEQWFGMQ encoded by the exons ATGAATGTAATAGATCATGTTCGGGACATGGCAGCGGCCGGCCTTCACTCTAATGTCCGGATATTGAGCAGTTTGTTGCTCACGATGAGTAATAACAATCC GGAGCTGTTCTCACCGGCCCAGAAGTACCAGTTGTTGGTTTACCATGCTGATGCCATCTTCCATGATAAGGAGTACCGTAATGCTGCCTGCAAATACAGCATGGCATTGCAACAGAAGAAGGTGCTCAGCAAAACATCTAAAGTTCGTACTTCTGCGGGTGGAGCTGCATCAAACATACAGGCACAG AGCTTGCCATCAGAAATTGAGGTAAAGTACAAGATAGCCGAATGCTACACCATCTTAAAACTGGATAAAGATGCCATCGCAGTGCTTGATGGGATTCCATCCAGACAAAGAACTCCAAAG ATCAACATGATGCTAGCTAACCTGTACAGAAAAGCGGGTCAGGAGCGTTCTGCAGTGACGAGCTACAAAGAGGTTCTTCGACAGTGTCCCCTCGCCCTGGATGCGATCATTG GTCTTCTGTCTTTATCAGTCAAAGGAGCTGAAGTGGCCTCCATGACTATGGATGTGATCCAGAGTATCCCCAACCTGGACTGGCTGTCGGTTTGGGTCAAAGCGTACGCCTTCATACACGCAGGGGACAATCAAAGAGCCATTAACACTATTTG CTCTCTTGAAAAGAAGTCTCTTTTGCGGGACAACGTGGACCTGCTGGTGAGCCTGGCTGATGTCTACTTCAGAGCCGGTGACACCAAGAACGCCATCCTTAAATTTGAGCAGGCCCAGATGTTGGATCCGTATCTCATTAAAG GAATGGATGTTTATGGATACCTAATGGCTCGTGAAGGACACTTGGAAGATGTTGAAGTTCTGGGTGGGCGActctttaacatttcagaccaGCATGCAGAGCCCTGGGTGATCTCTGG GTGTCACAGTTTTTACAGCAAGCGTTACTCCAGAGCCCTGTACCTGGGAGCCAAGGCGATCCAGCTCAACAGCAACAGTGTGCAGGCTCTCCTCCTGAAGGGGGCCGCACTGAGAAATATGGGGCGCGTCCAAGAAGCCATCATCCATTTCAGAGAAGCTATGCGCCTGGCTCCCTGCAGGCTTGACTGCTATGAAG GTCTGATCGACTGTTACCTGGCGTCCAATGGGATTCGAGAGGCCATGGGAATGGCTAATAACATATATAAAACGCTGGGAGCCAACGCACAGACTCTGACCATCCTCGCCACGGTGTGCCTGGAAGATCCTGTGACTCAGGAGAAAGCCAAAACCCTGCTGGACAAAGCTCTGGCCCAGAGACCGGACTACACCAAGGCCGTGGTCAAAAAGGCCGAGCTGCTCA GTCGGGAGCAGAAATATGAAGAAGGGATCGCTCTCCTCAGGAATGCCTTAGCCAATCAGAGTGATTGCGTCCTGCACAGAATGCTTGGAGATTTCCTGGTGGCTGTCAATGATTATCAAGAAGCCATGGATCAATACAGCATAGCGCTAAG CCTGGATCCCAACGACCAGAAGTCATTAGAGGGCATGCAGAAGatggagaaagaagaaagtcCCACGGATGCCACAGTGGAGCTGGACGGTGACGACATGGAGGGCAGCGGAGAGGACGGGGACCTGGAGGGCAGCGACAGTGAAGCAGCGCAGTGGGCTGATCAGGAACAGTGGTTTGGGATGCAGTGA
- the LOC117818810 gene encoding ubiquitin-conjugating enzyme E2 G1-like: MTEQSALLLRKQLAELNKNPVEGFSAGLIDDDDIYKWEVVIIGPQDTLFEGGFFKAYLTFPYDYPLRPPKMKFITEIWHPNVAKNGDVCISILHEPGEDKFGYEKPEERWLPIHTVETIMISVISMLADPNSDSPANVDAAKEWREDPNGEFKRKVARCVRKSQEMAFD; this comes from the exons ATGACCGAACAATCAGCCTTACTTCTTCGAAAACAACTGGCAG AGCTCAACAAGAACCCAGTGGAGGGCTTTTCAGCTGGTCTGATAGACGATGATGATATATATAAATGGGAAGTTGTGATCATTGGTCCACAAGATACCCTTTT TGAAGGAGGGTTCTTCAAAGCATACCTTACCTTTCCTTATGATTATCCGCTACGGCCTCCAAAGATGAAGTTCATCACTGAAATATGGCATCCGAATG TTGCAAAGAACGGGGACGTTTGCATCTCAATTCTGCACGAGCCAGGAGAAGATAAGTTTGGTTATGAAAAGCCTGAAGAGCGCTGGCTTCCAATCCACACAGTAGAGACAATCATGATTAGTGTTATCTCCATGCTAGCAGACCCCAACAGCGACTCACCAGCTAACGTTGATGCTGCG AAAGAGTGGAGGGAGGATCCTAACGGTGAATTCAAGAGGAAGGTGGCCCGCTGTGTAAGAAAGAGTCAAGAGATGGCATTCGATTAG